In Candidatus Nitrosotalea sinensis, the sequence GAAACAACTCTTCGCTCTACTTCTCCTGTGACCTCTTCTCTTTTTGGTGCAATTGAATCAATTTCATCGATAAATATTATTGATGGAGACTTTTCTTTTGCCTCTTTGAAGATCTCTCTTAATCTTGCCTCACTTTCACCGTAAAACTTACTCATTATCTCTGGACCTGATATGCTTATGAAATGTGCATTACTTTCATTTGCAACTGCTTTTGCAAGTAGTGTTTTACCTGTTCCTGGAGGTCCGTATAACAAAACGCCTTTTGGAGCTTCAATCCCTAATTTTTCAAAAATCTCGGGATGTCTTAGAGGGAGTTCTATCATTTCACGAACTTTCTTAATTTCATCAGTTAATCCTCCGATATCCTCGTATGTTACCTGTGGTACACCACGCAATGTTTCTCCTTTCTCGGCAATGTGAAATACTGTCTTTTGTGTAACAAGTACTGCATCAGCTGCAGGTGTAACTCCTATCACTTGAAAAGTTAATCGTCCGCCAAAATACGGCACCATTACGTTGTCTCCTTTTATCAGAGGTACACTTTCTAGGGCATCTGCAAGATATCTTTCATCAATTGGAGGTATTGCTTCTAGTGGTGCAACAACTACTTTTTCTGCTGCCACTGCTTTAATTTTTCTTACAGCTACAGTATCACCAATTGCAATACCTGCATTGTTTCTGACCAATCCGTCTACTCTGATAATCCCTTTTCCTTCATCTGAAGGATACAGTGGTAAACATTTAGCAACAGTTCTTCGTTTTCCCTTTATCTCAATAACATCACCTGTAGAAGCTCCCAGTGAATCCATGGAATCATAATCTATACGAGCTACTCCTCTCCCTACGTCACGGGTATAAGCCTCAAGTACCTTAAGGGAGAGTGCGTTTTGGCTCACATTTTAGCACCCTCAAACTAATTTTTATACCTTTGTCGTCTTTGATCCACGATTTAGATCAGAAGATTAAAATTTACAAGATAAATCACAATCGATACTTTGGGTAAGCGACCACTAGTAAGAAGACGAGGTAGAGGAGGAATGCAATTCCGAGCAGCTTCTACTGGAAAGTTACTTCCTGCTAAATATCCACGATTTCAATTAGGAGAACAACATGAGGCGGAAGTGGTTGACATTGTGCATGAAACAGGACGAGATGCTCCTCTTGCTAAAGTGAGATTTGAGACTGGACTCTTTTCTTTTGTTCCGTCAGTTCTTGGTACAAAGATTGGTTCTAAATTTCAATTTGGTTTAAAATCTAATATTTCTCCAGGTAATGTAATCAGTGTTCAAAACATACCTGATGGTACCATTGTATGCAATGTTGAGAAACATTTTGGTGATGGTGGTGCAATAGTAAAATCTGCTGGTACATATGCAACTGTATTTTCACATAGCTCTGAAGGTGTAACAATAAAACTTCCATCTGGCAAATTCACAACTCTTAATCCTCAGAATAGGGCAATGATTGGAGTTCTTGCAGGCGGAGGTGTTGGAGATAGACCGTTTATGAGGGCTGGACCTGCATGGAGACGAAAGAAATCAAAAGGACACAAATATCCTATAGTACGAGGTGTTGCTCAAGCAGTTTATGTACACCCCCACGGTGGTGGAAGACACCAACACGTTGGAAGAGGATCAACAGTTTCACGAAACGCACCGCCTGGACGTAAAGTCGGAAGCATAGCAGCAAGAAAGACTGGACGTTCTAGAATGAAAGAAAGAGAATAATCCTGGACTAGTCTCTGAATAACAAATGAATACAAAGAGAGTTCGTATTTTAGTAAGTGGAAAAGTACAAGGTGTATATTTTCGTCAGGGAACTATGGAGACTGCTGAAAAAAATAATGTCTTTGGTTGGGTGAAAAATCTTCCAGACAATCGAGTAGAAGCCATTTTGGAAGGAGAAGATTCAAACGTTAATGCCGTAATAGACTGGGCTCAATTTGGTCCTGCTGGCGCAATTGTAACGGAATTACAAGTTTCTGAAGAAAAATATCTTGGAGAATTTTCTGATTTTCAAATTCATTACTAGTGAATATTAGTATAAGCTTCTAGCAGTAATTTTTTGACTTCTTCAAGATTGTCATTTGTCTTTACTTGCATCTCTTTTTCTGATTCTTTTCTACCTTTTTTGATCTTTATTACTATATGATCTCTCTGAGGTTCAATATCTGCAAAACTACGAAATTTAATTGATTTTGAAAATACAACTCTATGCATACGGACATCTTCGATAACATTTTTTCCAAGCGACAAACAATAATCTCGAAGCTCATCAAATAATGGAATAATTGTTGCTGGTATGCTAGGCTTGAATTCAGCATAAGTTCTACTTTTACCCGAAATTAGACCTTCCATAATTTATATGATTTTGATTTAAGAATATTAAGGTAGTAGATCCGCCAGTTCCAGTCTAAACAAGCGGTCTCATCTCAAGTCAAGCAAGATCCGCCACGTAGACGAAGCAGCGTGGATGCTCTACCTTAGGATTGCTCCCTCCCGGACCTCATCCCTTTCGGCAGTTAGAACTTGAGAGTTATCCCTTCGGATAACTTCAGTCCTGTATCCACCCGCTTCGGCGTGATTTCATATCCGCAAGTCAAGCGAGTACCGTCTATCTAGAGATTTATCCAGCGGTTACTGGTCTCTGCATATAGCCGGTTTCAGAGGCAGGGCACGGCTAGCGCCCCAACCCTACCTACTACCGAATTTATTGTAAATACAAGTTCTTTATCTGCATTGGGTTTTTAGTTTATTCTTAAATTGGCTAGTGTGTTGCACACTGAACATGTATTTCCTGTGCATTCACTACCGCATTTAGAACAAATTCTCCACTCTGAATTATTAGATTCTTTGAGAGTTGTTGAAATCTTTAGTATTGATTTGTACATGTTATTCTTGATGCCACTATGCGTCTTTTCTAAAGAATTTAGAAAATTACGGATCTCTGTTCTAATACCCTCGTTCATGTGAGGGCATTCTTCTGACTGGAATGGAATATTATTTGTGAATGCATAAAATACAATCTCATTTTCGTAAATCTCACAAAATGGCTTTATCTTTCTTAATCTGTTTTGTGATGTATCTGGATTCATCCAGCCAATCTTTTTGGTATCTCCAGAAATTATGTTTATAACAAATGTTTGAAGCATATCATCCAAATTATGTCCAGTTGCTATTGCGTCAACATTGAGGTCAGTTGCTCCAAAATCAATTGCCCTTCTTCGCAAGACTCCGCATATTGAACAAGAAGAAGTTTTGTCATTATTTCGAAGATCCAATGTCTGTTCCAGGGTTGTACCGAAAAGGGAACTGTATGGGTACACTTTGTGTTCTACATCTAGTTTCTTACAAAAATCTTCTACAATCTTGAGTGCCTCGTCTCTATATCCTGGAATTCCTTCATCAACGGTGATTGCCTTTAGGGTAAATCTATGGTCTAGTGAAATTTTTTTCAATACTTGTAATAATGAAAGAGAATCTTTTCCACCTGAAACTGCTACTCCTATTGTATCGCCAGATCTTATCATGTTGTATTTTGCTATTGTTCTAGAAGTCTTGTTTACTATGGAATCTGAGAAACAAATTGAACAAAGATTCTCTCCCGAGTATTTTCTAGAATATGCTGCTATGTTTTCACAACGATCACATTTCATAAAATATTTCTAATCCTTGCATATTATACAATTTCATATTTACCGTTTTCTTTTACTTTGTAAATAATGTCTGGTTTGGAAAATATTCCTACTTCTATAACTCCTGGTATCTCAATTATTTTTGTTGCAAGCTCCTTAGGATTTCTAATTTGGCCAAAATCACAGTCAAGTATGACATTCCCATTCTCTGTCATAAATGGATAGCCTCTATCCAACAATCTTATGTGTGGGTTACCACCTATTTTTCTTATCTGCGATTCTGTTATTTTTCTTGCAAATGGGTGAACCTCAACAGGTACACTCCTGTTTAGTTTCTTGACAAATTTTGACTCGTCTGCAATGATTACTACTTTGTCTGCAATGCTTATCAGAATCTTTTCTCGTAATAGAGCTCCGCCTCCACCTTTTATCATATTACCACTTGCATCTATCTGGTCTGCACCGTCAAAAACTAGATCAATATGGTTTATCTGATCTGCCTCTATTAGTGGAATCTGCCCCCTTTCAGCTTCCATTTTGATTTGTAAAGATGTTGGTATTGCTTTTACAGAAAACTTGGTCTTTTTGATGTGGCTTGACAATAGTCTTACTATGGCGGTTGCGGCTCTTCCACTACCAAGACCTATCACAAAATTGTTCTTGATCATCTTTAATGCCTGTGGGGACAATGCCTCTATGGCATCATCAACTGTCAATTACTCTACCTCTACTTGTTCTAGTTTTGACAGTGCCTTCATTATTTCACTTTTTATTTTATCTAAATCCTTGTCGTCATCTTCTAATTTTTCTTCTTCTGGAATCTTAATTGGAGTAGGTAACTGGATCTTTCTTTCATGTTCCGGTTGGTCGTGTTTTATCTCTGGTAATGTCTCAATTGTATTTTGTATGATAGGTTGGGGAACAGTTACTGTTATTTCCTCAACTATTGATTCTGTAATCTTTAACGTTTGTACTGGTTCTATTTTTGGTTCTATGATCTGAGGAGTTTGGGGCTCTGCTTGGACGGGTTTTATTAATTCAGCAGGAAATTGTGGGGATTTACCTGTGATCTCTGTTAATGTACTCAATTCAACTGTTCTGTGTTTCTCGTGCATTGGCACTTCCATTGGTGGCAACCATTCTTGTGTTCTTTCTGGCTTGACAATCTTTTCTTCTTTAACCTCTGTTTTTTCTTTATGAGTATCTAATTTTGGTTCAATTTTTTTCTCTTGTGGAATCTCAATTATCTGGACGGGTTTTTCTATTTGCTTGGGTTGAATAGTATTTACTGTGATCTTTGAAGAAATTTCATGTAATCTTTGATCTAACTGTGAAAGCTTGTTGTCCATTAGTGAAATCAAACTGTCTCCTACAGGACCAAGATCTGGATATCTGCTGGCTACTTCTAATTTCTCAATCTTGGCAATTATTATTCCAAGTTGGTGTTGATAACGCAGTAAAAGCTTGTCTTTTTGTATTTTATTTACGTCTGATTCTTGTTGATGAATCCTTGTAATTGTTTTTGATAAAATCTCTTTTTCCATTCTCAGTGAATGTAACTGAGATGTGATTGCAGAATTGACAGTGGGCACATGCTTGCTACGTTTGACTTTTGGAATTTTGTCCAGTGCTACCGCGGTACATGCACCTGCAATAGAACTAAAAGCTAGGACTATTTCTTCCATCTAAGTATACCATTTGATCCAAGTATATTTCCTTATCTTGGCCTCTGGATATCCACAACTTGCACATCTTTTATGTCGTATGTGGTAGGAGTTCTTGCCGCATCGTCTACATCTAATGTGTAAACGCCCTTTTGTGTATCCTCCCATTGAGGTGGTACCCTTTGTCATAGTATACTCACTTTGGTGGAGGAGATATAATTACTACGTTGTCTCCTCTGACAACTATGGTACCGAGGCTTTTTGTCTCTCCTTCAGAAGGAATCTCTTCTGAGGATTCAAGTAGCAGATTCATGTGTTGGTCAAAACCGTGAAGATTGCCTCTTATCACTTTGCCGCCTTTCAGCTTGATAAGCACAACCTTG encodes:
- a CDS encoding 50S ribosomal protein L2, coding for MGKRPLVRRRGRGGMQFRAASTGKLLPAKYPRFQLGEQHEAEVVDIVHETGRDAPLAKVRFETGLFSFVPSVLGTKIGSKFQFGLKSNISPGNVISVQNIPDGTIVCNVEKHFGDGGAIVKSAGTYATVFSHSSEGVTIKLPSGKFTTLNPQNRAMIGVLAGGGVGDRPFMRAGPAWRRKKSKGHKYPIVRGVAQAVYVHPHGGGRHQHVGRGSTVSRNAPPGRKVGSIAARKTGRSRMKERE
- a CDS encoding acylphosphatase, whose translation is MNTKRVRILVSGKVQGVYFRQGTMETAEKNNVFGWVKNLPDNRVEAILEGEDSNVNAVIDWAQFGPAGAIVTELQVSEEKYLGEFSDFQIHY
- a CDS encoding DUF5655 domain-containing protein produces the protein MEGLISGKSRTYAEFKPSIPATIIPLFDELRDYCLSLGKNVIEDVRMHRVVFSKSIKFRSFADIEPQRDHIVIKIKKGRKESEKEMQVKTNDNLEEVKKLLLEAYTNIH
- a CDS encoding TIGR00269 family protein — its product is MKCDRCENIAAYSRKYSGENLCSICFSDSIVNKTSRTIAKYNMIRSGDTIGVAVSGGKDSLSLLQVLKKISLDHRFTLKAITVDEGIPGYRDEALKIVEDFCKKLDVEHKVYPYSSLFGTTLEQTLDLRNNDKTSSCSICGVLRRRAIDFGATDLNVDAIATGHNLDDMLQTFVINIISGDTKKIGWMNPDTSQNRLRKIKPFCEIYENEIVFYAFTNNIPFQSEECPHMNEGIRTEIRNFLNSLEKTHSGIKNNMYKSILKISTTLKESNNSEWRICSKCGSECTGNTCSVCNTLANLRIN
- the rpiA gene encoding ribose-5-phosphate isomerase RpiA, whose product is MTVDDAIEALSPQALKMIKNNFVIGLGSGRAATAIVRLLSSHIKKTKFSVKAIPTSLQIKMEAERGQIPLIEADQINHIDLVFDGADQIDASGNMIKGGGGALLREKILISIADKVVIIADESKFVKKLNRSVPVEVHPFARKITESQIRKIGGNPHIRLLDRGYPFMTENGNVILDCDFGQIRNPKELATKIIEIPGVIEVGIFSKPDIIYKVKENGKYEIV
- a CDS encoding 50S ribosomal protein L37e; translated protein: MTKGTTSMGGYTKGRLHIRCRRCGKNSYHIRHKRCASCGYPEAKIRKYTWIKWYT
- a CDS encoding LSm family protein, whose amino-acid sequence is MSVDMAVKVLDESLNKVVLIKLKGGKVIRGNLHGFDQHMNLLLESSEEIPSEGETKSLGTIVVRGDNVVIISPPPK